In Miscanthus floridulus cultivar M001 chromosome 8, ASM1932011v1, whole genome shotgun sequence, the sequence tttatactCTGACGCGtttggcaggctctaccgtgttcgcctgacaTGCCCCGATGACACCGTCCTATTGGTGCGCAGGGCATGACAGGGTAcaatccttggtattgcggttgacttgagcgtcttaccttatctgctccgcctgctcctcgggcccacaccgagcgggtgtccccggtcaaTCATTCCTAGTCGGCCCCGACCGTGTTGGTCGGGAAAGAGCAATGAGCAGAGGTCCGGCGTATCCTCGGCCGTAGAAGGGGGTCGGAGTCAGACTATGGTCCCACCTTGGTCAGGCCTTCCAGTTGAGGACCGTATCGTTGTCTCGGCCTATcattaggccccgttcgctggtctaaaactggctaaaaacactgttccggctgaattgttgtgagagaaaaacactgtcccggctgaaaaaaagaagccgaacaagccgaatatggggtaggCCGAACATGGCCTATGTATCTGGGCCGACCCAGGCTCGTGTTGTCGCTGTGCCGCCTGCTGGGCCGGATTTTGCTGGGAAACAGGTCCATTGGAGatcccgagtttatgaacccgacaccttgTATCATGTAGCAATCCAGTGCCCGATGGCTAGAAGATTCTGGGCAGAAGTAAAAAAGGTTGAGGGGGTGACAATTCCAAAATTTCACCCAAGTACATGGGCAACGGTGCGTTTCGTTTCAACACTGCTAGAGGAGCTTGCATCGCTGAAGGTGTCAAAGGAACCAAGGCTGCCCAGGAGGTCGGAGAAGTGGAGATGCCTAGAGGAGGGGTGGGTCAAGGTGAACACTGATGCAGACTTTGACACTACGGTTTGTTCGGGAAGGTGCGGTGTGGTAATACGTGATCATACCGGCCTGGTGAAGGCTGCAGCTGCACGGTGGCTTGATGATGTGCCGGATGCCCTGACGGCAGAGGCTGTGGCGGCCATGGAAGGGCTTGAGCTTTCGGCGGAAAATGGCTATGACAAAGCTATCCTCGAGGTTGACTGCAGTGGCCTGAAGACACTGCTAGATGGTGATGATGGCATGAGATCGGCTATCGGGGGCATTTGTTTCGATATTATAGAGCTAGGCAGGGGTTTTGTTGACTTTCATGTTGCGTGGGTGCGTAGGGAAGCCAACTCGGTGGCTCATTGCTGTGCATGTACGGTGTCAGCCACCGAGCGCTCTTTTTTCTGGCTCTGTaatggtaaaaaaaaaactactctCCCACGCTGGTAAACTCTACTACACGTTCTTGGTAAACTCTTCCTGCGTTAGTATTTGTTTTAAGATAAATTTTGAATAGTAGACGTGTAAATATTATGAGACAGAGCCACACATGCTGCGggatctactccctccgtcctaaaaggAATACGATTATCATTTTTCGAGAAGCCAAATAATTTGAGTTTTgatcaaaataagtatcattagattaatttaCTTGACCGGCAAGAATAAAAATGCAGATGCTGGGAGTGTCAAATTGCTCTGTTCTTCATTTTGTGGGTTACTCGGATTATGGAGCATCTGGCCATATATGGCTTTCAGTATAACAGAAATAAAAACTAAAAGAGCAAactctaaaataaaaaaaattaagaaaAAGAGCAAAAGGGTAAGAAAGAAACTGAGCAGCACGTGCTGATGAAAAGGAGATGGAAAACAAAAAGGGAAAAACAGATGCGTCTGCCGGGAGTCGAACCCGGGTCTATTGCTTGGAAGGCAATTATCCTAACCGTTGGACTACAAACGCTTGGATGTTAATTTTCTTAATAAATCATAGAAGTGTGTTGTGCATATGTGTGTTTTGTGCCACTGTGCTTCAGATTATGTTTCTAGTTCCAGCTCATTTATTCCCTGCCtttttttaatgttttttttGTTGCATTTGTGTTTGCGAACATATGTTAGCAGTTAGCACTCATCTCTGGCATCAGTGTGCATTATACACGAGACAGTCCACCTGGTTCCAGTGTGTTCTTCATctcaacttttttttttaaatcagaCAAGGATGCTAACCTCTGCGGAATACTTGATAACTAGTATGACGTTTTCCTTGTACAAAGCTTTGACTAACTATACCTGCTTAAATATTTACCTACCTAACTACCTAAGTACACGGTGAGAAAAAGTGTATCATTAGATTTGCTATTAAAATCACGTTAAAAATGTTATGTACTCCGTATTCCTGGCTATATATTGGTGTAAATATTCATATAGTAAAACTGTAAAAGACAAATTGCCAAGCACAAAGCCGTTATAGCGCATTGTCAGTTTGTTGTTGTTCATTTTATTCTTCCTTCAAGAACTACTCAGGTTTCGAATAGCACTAGAAGCTCTGAGAGGGAacatcataaattcatcatcttTACAGGGTCCAAGCATGCAAATCCAAAGCTTGACATCACTGCTACTTAGCTTCATCCCAAGTTGGACCAACAATCCTCAAcaaaaaaggaaaaccaaaaCCACTGTCCTGGAAGCCGACGATCGATCGATCAAAGTTGTCGTCGTCAGCGGCGGTGCTCGTCCACGGTGGCGCCGACGATGTGGGCGAAGTCGCGCTCGGAGGCGCAGGGGATGGTGAGGCCGCCACAGCGGTGGTCGAAGCCGAATTCGTCCTCCACCCTCTTCAGCAGCGTCACGAACGCCGGGTGGCTCAGGCACGCCGTCGGGATCACCAGCCGCTTCCTGCTCTCGCCCACGTACACCGCCAGGTGGCCCCGTGGCACGTCCggcaccgacgacgacgacggcgatcgGCTCCTTGCCAGGTGCAGCCTCGTCAGCATGTGTCCCAGCTTCCGTGCCATTGATCTCTCAGTCTCTCTATCTGTCTCTTTCTctctgaggagctgctgctgtggTGTTGGCTTTCTACTTGACAGGAGCTAGTGAACTGAAGAGTGGTGAGTGGAGACATAGGCACATAGCCAAGTGTGTGCATGTACTTATAGGTGAGACCTTTAGGCCtcgtttggatgcatgtgtatctacCTCAATCTACATGTggtggagtggaatggaatggaatttagtttaattccactccaatccacttcaacatatgtggattgagacgaatacatgcgtatctaaacaaggccttagggatTCAGTGTCTCTCCAAAAAAAAAAGGGAAATAAGTATAAGCTGGACATGTCACATGCTGGGCTGTGTCAATGCATGATGCATGCTTAGCCATCTACCGGGCTTTATCCATTCATTCAGAACAGAGTAGAGACAGATCGATTCAAGTCGTAGTAGAATCTAGTCGAGACCAGAGAGATATGGGCCAGCGTGTCGCGCGGCATGCAACAGCACGAGTGGTCCGAGTGCATTGGCAAGGTGACGACTGGCTGGCCACTGGCCACAGCCGAGAGGAGGCCGGCCACGGCAGGCAAGAACAAGACAAGATCGATCAGGTGCCGCCGTGCCGGCCGGCTGGTCCAGTCCTGCCACTGCCATCAAGCGGCGCTTGAAATAAAACGGCTTCAGAGGTTACGACTGGAATGCCTCTGCCTGAACGATTGCAGAGATCCATGCCATTCGTGCTTGGCTGCTTGCTACACACATGTGAGAAAAGCCTATCAAATATCAATGTTACAAAAGACGATCTCATCGGCAGGGAGATTGAAGGCCGAGTGCAAACTGTCCGGATTGTTTATATCTCTGCAAGAACAGTGGCATGCGCAGCATGGCTGGATGGCCATTCAAGGAGCAGAGGAAAAGCAGGGCACATGGGGGCATGGAGCTCCAAAGTTGTTTTTTTTTTCGTTCAAATGATAGGGTTGCCCCTCTTGCATGTACTCTCATACAAGATTATTTTACTTCtttaaattgaaataaaaattgccaaaaaaatcaCAATTTTGCCATTGTGATTGGGGCTGCTTTTTTTTTTTACCCTTAGACTTAGTGAAATTGAACCGGATCTGTTCATTTTGGTATTTTAGTGTTTTTAATAGATTAGaaaatctttcttttgatgtcttGCTAATTCAATGTTTTGACAGGAGCGTCCGGTGTAATTTCATCGATTTTTAGAGCAAGCAGCACTGTGCGTCCATGCCGGGCTGACTCCGGAAAACCGGCGGCGGCGAGATCAGGTCCAGGGCCGCCGTTTGGGAGCCTTGTGGCCTTTGGCAGTTTGGCAAGCCCACATAAATTTGTAAAGCAATAAACTCCTTTtataaagaaaaagaagttcGTAACCGATTCGACCACGAGCAGCAATTCTTTTAGCCCACGCACAATGATTGCAAATATTTCGAGCTTCTGTGCAAATAACTGCATCTTGATTAATACGTTTTTAAAAACATTATTAACTGGATCGAGTTACAAAATAGGGTTTTCTGCATAATTGCACACTACTTAGAAATTATAggagttttttttgttttgaaaaaGGTCGCGATCCAAATAAGGGTCAATTTGCAAAATTTGTTGACCGACCCACGACCTCTTCCCCCAACCCCGAGTCCCGACTGGCGCCGACGGCGGAGGGCGGAACGGCGGACAGCGGGAGCCTCCGCCTACGCCGTGGCGCGGCCCTTGTtccagacaaaaaaaaaagtttccaGCATCacgtcgctccacctccaccgggTCTTTCGGAGCACCGCCAGCGGGAGCCGAGGGTGTACAGGACGGACGCCCCCAACCCCAAGGCGCAACTGCCACCGTACCAAAGCTCGGTGCCTGTGGAGCtcgtttggggggggggggggggggggggggggggggggggggggtggtgcgCGGGGTGGGGGAGGCGGACTCGCAGCCGCAGCTCAGCCACCGCATAAGACGACGATGCCGCCGATCCGGTGAGAGCCCACCTCGGCCTCAATCCTCATTGCATCGATGCCCTGGATTTGCTTCCCACTGTCTAGCACAGCAGCTATACTGTTATCtttccacacacaaaaaaaaaatcagccaCGCTGTTCAGCATTTAACTACCGGCGTGCTAATTCTCATCGCAGTCACACGGCGTTCAAGAGCCCACAGATCAGTTGATCTTCTATGGCCAGccacttgattcttcatcatcgttTAAGAGCTGCATCGTCTCATCATACCTGCTACCTGGGATGCAGCGTGCCAGTGTCGTCGACAGTTCGATGAGATTTTCGGGATTcagaaaaataaaaagagaagTGGAGTGAATTGGGATTCAACAGGGCATTGAAGTGAACAGAGGTTGCACATAATGATAACAAGAAATATTGTTTTTGCACATAAAGGAGGAAAGGAGTAAAATTTATTTATAACCTAGGTCCTGACTCCTGACATAAAACTCATAAGGGGTTCAGAACAGCTGATTCTTAGCAATATTGATTGAAATACACGGGCTCGTGGGCATTCAAAGGGTTTAATCCAACATTTGGTAGTTGTCTGACTTGCCATTCTGTGTGTCTGTCATAAAATTTCCTTTTGTGTCTGAAGTCTGAACTGAAGGTAAATTTTCAATAAATATTGTTCATAGTTCCTGATACATTAGGAAATCAAAAGCAACTTAAGGTAGTGTTTACCTTTTAGAGTGGGTCTCACCGTCTTAAATAATGGGATTTCCAATCAGTTTCAAAATGCTCGAGAAATAGTGACCAGAAACCCACTGAAAGCAAAACATCATGGTGGAAAAGAAGTACCATAGCTAAAATCCCAGCCAATGACGGTGGATCAACTAGTGCTGCTGGTACAGGATGATGGTGCCATGCTTTGACAAGAGCGTGATTTTACGAAGTTTTAACAATGCATCCTATTGTCAAAGGGGTTACAATAACCTGTAACCTTGTTGTAATTTAAGTTTCCTTTGGCCTGGCCTTTACATAGCCTCCTCTTGTAACTGTTTTTTCCCCCACCTTTCTACTATAATGAAAAGGCTGAATACTTGCAAATTGCACACATAACTAGACCCCAGTGTACCCGTGTAGATAAAGGGAGTTTAGAGGTGACTGACCCTGAGACATTAAAAATGTAAGTCTCTTATAGGAAAGTAATTGTTGAAGCTTGAAAATGAGGAAGGGCTCTTGCAATCTCTCCTTGCTAAACGAAACATAAAAGCCCATGTTGGCCCATAAAGTTAAGGGGCAACAAACCAACAAGTGGGCTGTACTTATACAACACAATTAACAACCTCTCTTCTCTGTCGTTGTTTCTCTCTTGTTCACTTAAAAAGAACTTATATTTTTCTCAGAATGTTTTGAAGGTTTGGAGATGGCGGAAACCTTGTACATGTTACACGCTCAAGCGGATTCTTTGCTTCTGGCAATCAGAACATGACAGCACGATAAGCTGATTATTCAGGAGCCGCATGCCTGCTCCTAATGCACAGGAGAAACATTGGGGAGGCCACACCTGCGAGCAAGCAATAGAGTCAAGGCATGGCACAGATTCTATCATTAAGCCATGGTGTAATTATGTGATCAGTTTAGAATCAGATGATAACACGCGGCTTGCTTGGAAGCCTGGAGCTGGACTGCTGGAGGTGAGCGAAGTCAACTTGTTGCTCACTCATCCACCAGCAACTTGCATCTTAATTAATCCGTATCATGTTCTGGATCTTATGCAGTGATTCTGATCTTGGCGTTCTTCACCCGTGCAGGTGAGTTTGCTGCCAAAAATGCAGACATGACAGCCTTGTAATCAAGCTCAACTAACTAGGATGCTTCTTGGGTTGTGTGTCTTCTGTTGCAGGTCACCGCTTGGTTACACATGAATGATTCTTGATGTCTGCTGGTTCATGTTCAACTACTTTACCAGCTCTCGTTATATAAAGAGGAAACTCAAGGCTAGAAAGAAACCATTGCAGCAACAGAAGCAGCAGCTTGCCTTCTCTTCTATTCCCAGCGAAGAGAAGCTTCAAAGCTTCCATTGCAACCATGGCCTACCATCTCCATCTGAGATCTGCAAGTGTGCCTTCGAGCCCTCACTCCAGCGAAACCAGTGTCGAGGAACAACTGCAGGGCCTTCTGCGACTGTCTCTTCGCCTTCTGCGACTGTCCAAACCATGAGAGAGAGTCTGACAAAGCTTGGAAGCATATACAGCTGCATCGATGAGCTCACATGCTTTCCCAGCAGTCAGAggaaggtggtggaggaggagctcgagAGCTCTCTCGTCCTGCTCGACCTCTGCAATGCCATGCAAGAGAGGTTCGCAGAGCTCAAGACCATCATCCTGGAGATTCAATTGGCTCTCAAAAGAGGAGATCAAGCGGCTGTTCAGGCCAGGGTTCAGTCTTATGCTCGCTCCGCCAAGAAGGCGCAGAAGCAGTGCAAAAAAAATCAACAGGAAGGCTGCCTCTGGCATTGAAGGAAGCAGGGTGGTCAAGCTGTTGTCTGAAGCAAGAGAGATAGCTGCCACAATTCTCAAATCAACACTGCAACTCTTGTCGAAGCAAGTTGCAATGCCAAGTCCTGGCAAATGGTCTCTTGTATCCAAGGCTTTCCAGAAGAAGAGAGTTGTGTGCGAGGAGGAGCAATTGCAGATGTTGGAGTTGGACATTGTGGACCTTGAGAGCGGAGTTGAGACTTTGTTCAGGAGGTTGATCCAGAGCAGAGTTTCACTTCTAAATGCTCTTGTAGATAGGTCCTACACCAACTCTACCATGCGATTAGCGTCCGCCTTTTAGAGGATTTGCTGATCAtccaaacaaattttgttgtataTATGTGACAGAAAGTGTACATAAATTCATTTGACTcggattaaaaaaaaaatcatttgacTGAGAAGCAATGGTTTTTGGTTCATTTCCTGTTGTCTATTTCACACTTCTAAATGCTCTTAGTTTGTAGACAGCTAGGTCTTACACCAACTCTACCCCGCGATTAGCGTCCGCCTTTTAGAGGACTTGCTGATCAtccaaacaaattttgttgtataCATGACAGAAATTGTACAGAAATTCATTTGACTGAgaagcaaagttttttttttggtccATTTCCTGTTGTCTATTTCACCATTCTTCTTTCTCTGTGAAGAAATTTCTTTGTTCACCATGATTGGACTGTTAATAGGAGTACAAATCCTTAGTGCTCATTGTCTCAATGACAGTATGTGAGAAAATGAGGTGGTCATGATACTCTGCTTCACATGAGATGTGCCTCAACAGCAAGCAGGATCTTGCTCTCAATAGCTAGCCAAAGCGTGCATCTTCCAAGAAACGGGTACCTTAACAATTACAAACGAGTGCTGAATCCTTGACAACTCAACAAATGTTCTGTTACACTGAACTGTCATGATGAAATCCTGTTGCCGATAGCTGGTAAATGACAAATTGACAAAGTTATAATCTTCATTAGAAGTACAGATTGATCGTCTTAGATTTCTGCTTCAATTTATTATTACAGGACTCAGTACTCTGACAGCATCACTTTTTAGCAGAAGCAGCCCGGTAGGCCTGAATCTTCTTGGCGTACGCCACAGCCTGGTCCGGCTCCGGCAGCACCTCCTTGGCCACCGCGGTTTCCGCAAACCGCTCGGCCCACGCCGACAGCTGCGGAGCCCGAGCGGCGTCGATGACCTCGACGCCGAACATGGCGCGCAGGGCCCCGAACCAGGGCAGGGAGCACCCGAGCGCGAGGTCCAGGTACCCGACGGAGTCGCCGCCGAAGAAGGGCGCCGCACCGTTGCCGCTGGAGCTGATCTCGGCGAAGGCCTTCTCCAGCTTGAGGACCGCGGCGTGCGTCTCCCTCACCTTCTCCGTCCTCTCATCCTCCGTCGCCGCCTTCATCACTCCTGCGTACGCCGGAAACAGCTTGCCGTCGATGTAGGCGGCCCAGAAGCGCGCGACGGCGCGGCCGTAGGGGTCGGCGGGGAGGATGGCGGTGCCGGGCCAGACCTCGTCGACGTACTCCACGACGACGAGGGACTCGCAGATGGGCTTGCCGTTGTGGATGAGCACGGGCACCTTGTTGTGCACTGGgttggaggcgaggaggagctcgCTCTTGTGGAACAGGTCCTGCTCGATGTACTCGTAGCTCAGGCCCTTCAGGCTCAGCGCCATGCGCGCGCGGAGCGCGAAGGGGCTCACGTGCAGGCCCAGCAGCCTCAGACCTTGCTCGTTGTTGCCAGCATCCGCCATTGATGGATGCTAGCTTATGCTTTCTCCTCTCTATCTCTCTAGATCTGCTTCTGCTGTTTGCATCATTTATGGCGCTGAGCCTTCTTCGGTGGGTTTCTATATAGAACAGTGAGACTGTGAGAGCATCATTTATGGCGCTGCATGCTTGCAGTCAAACTGCAAgggttatttattttttttcaacCTGCAAGATAACATTTCGGTGTTAGGATCGTAGGATTGGTATCTCTGTGTTTAGCCTGTAGATCCGCTTGGATAATAGCTTTGTGACCTCGCGGACACCGTTGTTGAGGCAGCACCGGCTCGGTGGCGAGGTACAGTGGTGGTCCAGAGGGGCCGGTGTAGACCTGTAGGGGCgacggcagtggtggtggcgggctcatcccgtcgctggcagcacgctttaggatcggattagggtttctctgtaggtgggtgtggcggctccagtcaacctcgtagtccgagccctcacccccaccttccttttatttgtgctgtgcgacaggggccctccaaccgaattagggttgggctcccccgatcagggagtagagatagggcccaataggccgttgggcctattggtggagatcaactaacattcttccccttgatctcattccatctttcactttcatatcatttgcttttgttcattccattacagattagctcatagagcatgtctcatcgtcacggtccattgccgatagacttaacagctacaactcactactctgttctgaaatagatacttatctttgggccttcttttatccaggaatattttagactttcccttaaacccaagctagctacatgttctctgaacaccatgtcctctgaacatgttgggtggtaagccttttgtaagcggatatGCTCAAGCTAgctatatgctcaagacttatgacttgatcccggactttatctttcacaacataatactctatgtcaatgtgtttggcagcaccacttgacttatgttgtgagcatactgtactgccagattatcatcgcagtattactttaagtggtctatagatgtcgtcaaccacctttaaatcgggtatgaacttcgttagttagttcacctgcccgttgcctcataacacgctacaaactgtcatacattatggacgatgtagtgacagtttgctttgagcttttccatgaaatagcttctctttgcgagatgatagaaaatccacgtctggatatgtattcactctcgcataatcagaatctgaatatcccaccatgtggagtgaatcagatcttccatatgtcatcatgaggcctttcgttccttgcaaataatgcaagactttctttactaatttcagtgttctattctagaattgctctggaatctgccaagtaaaacccgataacaaatgcaaagtcagggcgcgtacatacttgagcatgttgcaagcttccgacagctgaagcatatggaaccacttttactttatcgattgagctcatattggttcctggggcattgaaaatccccatatctatcgcccttgactataggagcaggtgagggactacatttatgcatactaaatttctttaaaatctttttcatgtatgccttttgtgacagtccttataccctttttcttctatcttgatgaatctcgatccctagaacgaacgagacttcgccaagatctttcatatcaaatttctttgtcttcagtagtagactgacatcactactagcaagtaagatatcatctacatataggacaaggaagttaaactttccattcttaaactttgtattgacacaattgtcctctacattctctttaaaacccaaaattctttattgtctaatcaaacttcaagta encodes:
- the LOC136476648 gene encoding auxin-induced protein 15A-like, with product MARKLGHMLTRLHLARSRSPSSSSVPDVPRGHLAVYVGESRKRLVIPTACLSHPAFVTLLKRVEDEFGFDHRCGGLTIPCASERDFAHIVGATVDEHRR
- the LOC136472490 gene encoding probable glutathione S-transferase GSTU6 produces the protein MADAGNNEQGLRLLGLHVSPFALRARMALSLKGLSYEYIEQDLFHKSELLLASNPVHNKVPVLIHNGKPICESLVVVEYVDEVWPGTAILPADPYGRAVARFWAAYIDGKLFPAYAGVMKAATEDERTEKVRETHAAVLKLEKAFAEISSSGNGAAPFFGGDSVGYLDLALGCSLPWFGALRAMFGVEVIDAARAPQLSAWAERFAETAVAKEVLPEPDQAVAYAKKIQAYRAASAKK